A window of Nicotiana tabacum cultivar K326 chromosome 24, ASM71507v2, whole genome shotgun sequence contains these coding sequences:
- the LOC142178230 gene encoding L-ascorbate peroxidase 3-like — protein sequence MPVFSHDSGVTHLKEVFYRVGFSDKDILALSGSHTLGAAETALLDDPVFRHYVELYAKFYQCFILARSLKRRVEASHSFLFNEPFLCIALLTVKDSTILAQSAVGVW from the exons ATGCCTGTGTTTTCACATGATTCAG GTGTGACACATCTAAAGGAGGTATTTTACCGGGTTGGTTTTTCGGACAAAGATATATTGGCGCTATCAGGGAGTCATACACTG GGAGCTGCTGAAACAGCTTTACTGGATGATCCTGTGTTCAGACATTATGTTGAGCTGTATGCTAAG TTTTACCAGTGCTTTATTCTAGCTAGATCTTTAAAAAGGAGAGTTGAAGCATCACATTCTTTCCTGTTTAATGAGCCATTTCTTTGCATTGCTTTATTGACAGTGAAGGACAGCACTATATTGGCGCAAAGTGCTGTAGGCGTTTGGTGA